A genome region from Acidimicrobiales bacterium includes the following:
- a CDS encoding aconitate hydratase: MAGNSFGARSSLQVGDRTFEVFRLDALQEGFDVARLPYSIKILLENVLRHEDGVSVRADDVEALARWDATATPSREIAFAPARILMQDFTGVPAIVDLAAMRDAVADMGGDPDRINPLVPAELVIDHSVVADVYGVPEAFRRNADLEFERNRERYQFLRWGQTAFANMRIVPPDTGICHQVNLEYLARVVFSNDAGQAYPDTLLGTDSHTPMVNGLGVLGWGVGGIEAEAAMLGQPVSMLMPQVVGFRLFGKLPEAVTATDLVLTVTEILRHRGVVGKFVEFYGPGVGAVPLENRATIGNMSPEYGSTCSIFPIDDETLRYLELTGRPPELLALVESYAKEQGLFHDPDDHPAYSETVELDLSTVEPSIAGPTRPQDRVALSSAKGSFRLALSEMLGEEPTADPGPNGVPAHVAEASVDAASASSFPASDPSEAIAGDVSTVEDVAPYAAAAGGGQEPGPARPEVQVPVRLADGREFTLDHGHAVIAAITSCTNTSNPSVMVAAALLARKAVERGIGSKPWVKTSLAPGSKVVMDYYERAGLTPYLEKLGFNLVGFGCTTCIGNSGPLAPEIAAAVDDSDLVVCSVLSGNRNFEGRIHPQCRMNYLASPPLVVAYALAGTMDIDFGSEPLGEDESGRPVYLRDIWPSVQEVEQVIRASVRSEMFRASYEAVFDGDERWVSLPVAAGRSYEWDDSSTYVHKPPFFESMPRDVPPLTDIAGARVLALLGDSVTTDHISPAGVIRRDSPAGRWLVEHGVEPGDFNSYGARRGNHEVMIRGTFANIRLRNQLAPGTEGGVTIHLPDGEPMTIYDAAMRYADEGVPLVVLAGKDYGSGSSRDWAAKGTALLGVRAVLAVSFERIHRSNLIGMGVLPLQLPDGQSAASLGLTGHEVINVVGLAGLGPDDPIPRDLTVRADDTEFQARVRIDTPKEADYFRHGGILHYVLRQP, encoded by the coding sequence ATGGCAGGCAATAGCTTTGGCGCCCGGTCCTCGCTCCAGGTGGGTGACCGCACCTTCGAGGTCTTTCGGCTCGACGCCCTCCAGGAGGGCTTCGACGTGGCCCGCCTCCCGTACTCGATCAAGATCCTGCTCGAGAACGTCCTCAGGCACGAGGACGGCGTGAGCGTGCGGGCCGACGACGTCGAGGCCCTGGCCCGATGGGACGCGACGGCCACGCCGAGCAGAGAGATCGCCTTCGCCCCGGCCCGAATCCTCATGCAGGACTTCACGGGGGTCCCGGCGATCGTCGACCTGGCGGCCATGCGAGACGCCGTGGCCGACATGGGTGGCGATCCCGATCGCATCAACCCGCTCGTGCCGGCGGAGCTCGTCATCGACCATTCGGTGGTGGCCGACGTGTACGGCGTTCCCGAGGCTTTTCGTCGCAACGCCGACCTGGAGTTCGAGCGCAACCGCGAGCGCTACCAGTTCCTGCGCTGGGGACAGACGGCCTTCGCCAACATGCGCATCGTGCCGCCGGATACCGGCATCTGCCACCAGGTGAACCTCGAGTACCTGGCTCGGGTCGTTTTCAGCAACGACGCCGGGCAGGCCTATCCGGACACGCTCCTCGGCACCGACTCCCACACGCCGATGGTCAACGGTCTCGGCGTGCTGGGCTGGGGCGTCGGGGGCATCGAGGCCGAGGCCGCCATGCTGGGCCAGCCCGTGTCCATGCTGATGCCCCAGGTGGTGGGGTTCAGGCTCTTCGGGAAGCTGCCCGAAGCGGTGACCGCCACCGACCTGGTGCTCACCGTCACCGAGATTCTTCGCCACCGTGGCGTGGTGGGGAAGTTCGTCGAGTTCTACGGCCCTGGCGTCGGTGCGGTCCCACTCGAGAACCGGGCCACGATCGGGAACATGTCTCCCGAGTACGGCTCAACGTGCTCGATCTTTCCCATCGACGACGAGACCCTGCGCTACCTGGAGCTCACGGGGCGCCCGCCGGAGCTGCTCGCCCTCGTCGAGTCCTATGCCAAGGAGCAGGGACTCTTCCATGATCCCGACGACCATCCCGCCTACTCCGAGACGGTCGAGCTCGATCTCTCCACGGTCGAGCCGAGCATCGCCGGTCCGACCCGCCCCCAGGACCGCGTCGCCCTCTCCTCGGCGAAGGGCTCGTTCCGACTGGCGCTGTCCGAGATGCTGGGCGAGGAGCCCACCGCCGATCCGGGACCCAACGGCGTGCCCGCCCATGTCGCCGAGGCCAGCGTCGATGCCGCGTCCGCCTCGTCCTTCCCCGCCAGCGATCCCTCCGAGGCGATCGCGGGCGATGTCAGCACAGTGGAGGACGTCGCCCCGTACGCCGCCGCCGCGGGCGGGGGCCAGGAGCCCGGGCCGGCCCGTCCCGAGGTCCAGGTGCCGGTCCGCCTCGCCGACGGGCGAGAGTTCACGCTCGACCACGGGCACGCCGTCATTGCCGCCATCACGAGCTGCACGAACACCTCCAACCCGTCGGTGATGGTGGCTGCCGCCCTGCTGGCCCGGAAGGCGGTCGAGCGCGGGATCGGTTCCAAGCCCTGGGTCAAGACCTCGCTCGCCCCGGGCTCGAAGGTGGTGATGGACTACTACGAGCGGGCGGGCCTGACGCCGTACCTGGAGAAGCTGGGCTTCAACCTGGTCGGCTTCGGCTGCACCACCTGCATCGGCAACTCGGGGCCTCTCGCACCCGAGATCGCCGCCGCCGTCGACGACTCGGACCTGGTCGTGTGCTCGGTGCTCTCCGGCAATCGCAACTTCGAGGGGCGCATCCACCCGCAGTGCCGAATGAACTACCTGGCCTCGCCCCCGCTCGTCGTGGCCTACGCGCTGGCCGGCACCATGGACATCGACTTCGGTTCGGAGCCCCTCGGTGAGGACGAGAGCGGTCGCCCCGTCTACCTGCGAGACATCTGGCCGTCAGTGCAGGAGGTCGAGCAGGTGATCCGCGCCTCCGTGCGTTCGGAGATGTTCCGCGCCAGCTACGAGGCCGTGTTCGACGGTGACGAGCGATGGGTCTCTCTGCCCGTTGCCGCCGGGCGGAGCTACGAGTGGGACGACTCGTCGACCTACGTGCACAAGCCGCCCTTCTTCGAGTCCATGCCGCGCGACGTACCTCCCCTGACCGACATCGCGGGGGCGCGGGTGCTGGCCCTCCTGGGGGACAGCGTCACGACGGATCACATCTCTCCTGCCGGGGTCATCCGCCGGGACAGCCCGGCGGGACGGTGGCTCGTCGAGCACGGGGTCGAACCCGGCGACTTCAACTCCTACGGCGCTCGTCGCGGCAACCACGAGGTCATGATCCGGGGCACGTTCGCCAACATCCGGCTGCGCAACCAGCTGGCCCCGGGCACGGAAGGCGGAGTGACGATCCATCTCCCCGACGGCGAGCCGATGACGATCTACGACGCGGCCATGCGCTATGCGGACGAGGGCGTCCCCCTCGTCGTCCTGGCCGGCAAGGACTACGGGTCGGGCTCCTCCCGGGACTGGGCGGCCAAGGGAACGGCCCTGCTCGGGGTGCGGGCGGTGCTGGCGGTCAGCTTCGAGCGCATCCACCGCTCGAACCTCATCGGCATGGGTGTGCTGCCCCTTCAGCTGCCCGATGGGCAGTCGGCGGCCAGCCTCGGGCTGACCGGCCATGAGGTGATCAACGTCGTCGGGCTGGCCGGGCTCGGTCCCGACGACCCGATCCCCCGGGACCTGACGGTGCGGGCCGACGACACCGAGTTCCAGGCCCGGGTCCGCATCGACACGCCGAAGGAGGCGGATTATTTCCGCCACGGCGGCATCCTCCACTACGTGCTGCGTCAGCCCTGA
- a CDS encoding GNAT family N-acetyltransferase, protein MDLAAATDSDHDELFVAFARIVDDKEGFPQAPPLDRAEFDDYWLARSAIVVAAREHGELAGAYYVKPNFVGRAAHIANAGYFVVAEHRGTGIGRALVEHSMIEARRLGFDALLFNLVFESNPARSLYESIGFTVVGRVPSAVDGEDALVYWRQLQ, encoded by the coding sequence GTGGATCTGGCTGCCGCCACCGACAGCGATCACGACGAGCTCTTCGTCGCCTTCGCCCGGATCGTGGACGACAAGGAGGGCTTCCCGCAGGCGCCTCCGCTCGATCGGGCCGAGTTCGACGACTACTGGTTGGCCCGCTCCGCCATCGTTGTGGCGGCGCGGGAACACGGTGAGCTGGCGGGCGCCTACTACGTGAAGCCGAACTTCGTCGGACGCGCCGCCCACATCGCCAACGCCGGGTACTTCGTGGTCGCCGAGCACCGGGGCACCGGGATCGGCCGGGCGCTCGTCGAGCACTCGATGATCGAGGCACGTCGCCTGGGCTTCGACGCCCTGCTGTTCAACCTCGTGTTCGAGTCCAACCCGGCGCGCAGCCTCTACGAGTCCATCGGGTTCACTGTCGTTGGCCGGGTGCCGTCGGCGGTCGACGGCGAGGACGCGCTCGTCTACTGGCGTCAGCTGCAGTAG
- a CDS encoding acetyl-CoA acetyltransferase: MASHGIKDKVAIVGMGCTPFREHWNKSTDDMLVDAAQETFASAGMEKADVDAYWLGTAMSGNSGIALARPLKLHDKPVTHVENFCATGSEALRGAAYAVAAGGYDVAMAIGVEKVKDGGYQGLSGAGKAPTDGTGRSLTAAAMFSLVAPAYAKKYGVDEAELKDVLARIAWKNHHNGARNSRAQFRREVAQDVICNMPRVAGPLGVYDCAGVADGAAAAIVVRAEDAHRYTDRPIYVKALSLVAGTGSGVIDPEYDFTHFPEVERCAADAYKQAGVTDPRRQLAMAEVHDCFTPTELVLMEDLGFAERGTAWKEELAGSFDLDGDLPVNPDGGLKSFGHPVGASGLRMMFECWLQLRGEAPDDRRVASAADRGLALTHNLGGYPGEMVSFVGVVGSQPG, translated from the coding sequence GTGGCATCGCACGGCATCAAGGACAAGGTGGCCATCGTCGGGATGGGATGCACCCCGTTTCGCGAGCACTGGAACAAGAGCACCGACGACATGCTGGTCGACGCCGCCCAGGAGACCTTCGCCTCGGCCGGGATGGAGAAGGCCGATGTCGACGCCTACTGGCTCGGCACCGCCATGTCAGGGAACAGCGGTATCGCCCTGGCTCGCCCGCTCAAGCTCCACGACAAGCCGGTGACCCACGTGGAGAACTTCTGCGCCACGGGCTCGGAGGCCCTGCGCGGCGCCGCCTACGCAGTGGCTGCGGGCGGCTACGACGTGGCCATGGCCATCGGCGTGGAGAAGGTGAAGGATGGCGGCTACCAGGGCCTCAGCGGAGCCGGCAAGGCTCCGACCGACGGCACCGGCCGGTCGCTGACGGCCGCCGCCATGTTCAGCCTCGTCGCCCCGGCCTACGCCAAGAAGTACGGGGTCGACGAGGCCGAGCTCAAGGACGTGCTGGCCCGCATCGCCTGGAAGAACCATCACAACGGGGCCCGCAACTCACGGGCCCAGTTCCGTCGCGAGGTGGCTCAGGACGTCATCTGCAACATGCCGCGCGTGGCGGGGCCGCTCGGGGTGTACGACTGTGCCGGGGTCGCCGACGGCGCGGCGGCGGCCATCGTGGTGCGGGCGGAGGACGCCCACCGGTACACGGACCGGCCCATCTACGTGAAGGCGCTGTCGCTGGTGGCCGGCACCGGATCGGGTGTGATCGACCCCGAGTACGACTTCACCCACTTCCCCGAGGTCGAGCGGTGCGCCGCCGACGCCTACAAGCAGGCGGGCGTCACCGATCCGCGCCGCCAGCTGGCCATGGCCGAGGTCCACGACTGCTTCACGCCGACGGAGCTGGTGCTCATGGAGGACCTGGGATTCGCCGAGCGGGGCACGGCGTGGAAGGAGGAGCTGGCCGGGAGCTTCGACCTGGACGGCGACCTTCCCGTCAACCCCGACGGCGGGCTGAAGAGCTTCGGCCACCCGGTCGGAGCGTCGGGGCTGCGCATGATGTTCGAGTGCTGGCTCCAGCTCCGGGGCGAGGCCCCAGACGACCGTCGGGTCGCCTCGGCCGCCGATCGTGGCCTGGCGCTCACTCACAACCTGGGTGGCTACCCGGGCGAGATGGTCTCGTTCGTGGGCGTCGTGGGCTCGCAGCCGGGCTGA
- a CDS encoding OB-fold domain-containing protein, translating to MRGILSFSSYVPYRRLARSAIAEVLGGAPAKGTRSVASYDEDTTTMGMEAARLALDSSPAGHEPDELWFSTATPAYQDKTNATAIHAALRLDSDRPAIDMGGAVRSGVGALRAALDSTRSVLVVTSDMRTGLPSSADESSGGDGAAAILTGSESDGPVLATYLGGASATEEFTDRWRAPGDVRSKVWEERFGETAYLPLGERAWNDALKASTITAEQVDRIVVTGTHARAVRSLAGRLGTAKEALVDDLSTTVGNTGTAHPGLLLASALEGARPGQVIALVVLADGADVLVFRAGDALSSFTPARPVAAQVEAGASIPYAKFLSWRGLLPVEPPRRPEPERTSSSAAARSEEWKFAFVGSRDRSSGAIHLPPARISMKGDAVDDMEPVPMADVPATVVTFTVDRLVYSPSPPVVFAVLDFDGGGRFASELTDVDAEDLSIGDRVEMTFRRLSTADGIHNYFWKARPIRIPRS from the coding sequence ATGCGAGGAATCCTCAGCTTCAGCAGCTACGTGCCGTATCGACGCCTGGCTCGCTCCGCCATCGCCGAGGTGCTCGGCGGAGCGCCCGCCAAGGGCACCAGATCGGTGGCCTCCTACGACGAGGACACCACGACGATGGGGATGGAGGCGGCCCGACTGGCCCTCGACTCGTCCCCCGCGGGGCACGAGCCGGACGAGCTGTGGTTCTCCACTGCGACGCCGGCCTACCAGGACAAGACGAACGCCACAGCCATCCACGCCGCCCTGCGATTGGACTCCGACCGGCCGGCGATCGACATGGGCGGGGCCGTGCGCTCGGGCGTGGGAGCGCTGCGAGCCGCCCTGGACAGCACTCGCTCGGTCCTCGTGGTGACCTCCGACATGCGGACGGGACTGCCCTCTAGCGCGGATGAGTCTTCCGGTGGCGACGGCGCCGCAGCCATCCTGACTGGAAGCGAGTCGGATGGACCGGTGCTGGCCACCTACCTGGGCGGGGCGTCGGCCACCGAGGAGTTCACCGACCGCTGGCGCGCGCCGGGGGACGTGCGCTCGAAGGTGTGGGAGGAGCGCTTCGGCGAGACTGCCTACCTTCCCCTCGGCGAGCGGGCGTGGAACGACGCCCTCAAGGCGTCGACGATCACGGCCGAGCAGGTCGACCGGATCGTCGTCACCGGCACCCACGCCCGGGCCGTGCGCTCGCTCGCCGGCCGGCTGGGAACAGCCAAGGAGGCGCTGGTCGACGACCTGTCGACGACGGTGGGCAACACCGGGACCGCCCATCCCGGGCTGCTGCTCGCCTCGGCCCTGGAGGGGGCCCGACCGGGTCAGGTCATCGCCCTCGTGGTGCTGGCCGACGGGGCTGACGTGCTGGTGTTCCGCGCCGGCGATGCCCTGTCGTCGTTCACGCCGGCGCGGCCCGTTGCCGCCCAGGTCGAGGCGGGCGCAAGCATCCCCTACGCCAAGTTCCTGAGCTGGCGGGGGCTGTTGCCCGTGGAGCCGCCCCGCCGCCCGGAGCCTGAGCGGACCTCGTCCTCGGCCGCGGCCCGCAGCGAGGAGTGGAAGTTCGCCTTCGTGGGCTCGCGAGACCGCTCGAGCGGGGCCATCCATCTCCCCCCGGCGCGGATATCGATGAAGGGTGACGCCGTGGACGACATGGAGCCGGTGCCGATGGCGGACGTCCCCGCCACTGTCGTGACCTTCACGGTCGACCGGCTCGTCTACTCGCCCAGCCCGCCGGTGGTCTTCGCCGTTCTCGACTTCGACGGTGGTGGGCGCTTCGCGTCCGAGCTCACCGACGTCGACGCCGAGGACCTGTCGATCGGCGACCGGGTCGAGATGACGTTCCGCCGCCTCTCCACCGCCGACGGCATCCACAACTATTTTTGGAAGGCCCGACCCATTCGGATCCCAAGGAGCTGA